In Silene latifolia isolate original U9 population chromosome X, ASM4854445v1, whole genome shotgun sequence, the following proteins share a genomic window:
- the LOC141619452 gene encoding ETHYLENE INSENSITIVE 3-like 3 protein isoform X2, producing MWKDRIKLKRLKERQKHAAQLAAEKQKPKSVSDQARRKKMSRAQDGILKYMLKLMEVCKARGFVYGIIPEKGKPVSGASDNLRAWWKEKVKFDKNGPAAIAKYEAELAAVAEVANKANGNGNGQGILQDLQDATLGSLLSSLMQHCDPPQRKYPLEKGVPPPWWPLGNEEWWSEQGLPKGQTPPYKKPHDLKKMWKVGVLTAVIKHMSPDIAKIRRLVRQSKCLQDKMTAKESSIWLAVLNREESLISLPGSDNGVSGTTGSPASPRGAKKKSALSSDSDYDVDGIDDAVVGSSSKNDRNKQQNDAEITGSIEKQTKRSNGIVKDGVVKQSKRKRSRVCPSHSEQKKSSQQQDEQRTLPFGRPTQSKDGQQSAQSAERPVPSRSENATGESNIQVLDVEHNNASSNGYHMHVTHQENGAMEPLLPSDNNYLEQYNPPVLEFNQFSHFSSLPHTSLLSGQNLYVGNQQPFLYSSVQNTELRHNDSNYNPTIQFGQRHDEEQAQRPTIGQIGDEVSEGNLHHFGVDEFGVDGNRSLGSNFGSPLHGLSLDLDQFDIPGIEGFSLGDEFLAVDDMDFLQYTGA from the coding sequence ATGTGGAAGGACCGTATCAAACTCAAGAGGCTCAAGGAGAGACAAAAACATGCTGCCCAACTGGCTGCCGAAAAGCAAAAGCCCAAGTCAGTTAGTGATCAAGCTAGGAGGAAGAAAATGTCTAGAGCCCAAGATGGAATTTTAAAGTACATGTTGAAGTTGATGGAGGTTTGTAAAGCAAGGGGTTTTGTGTATGGGATAATTCCCGAGAAGGGAAAACCAGTTAGCGGTGCATCAGATAATTTAAGGGCTTGGTGGAAAGAGAAGGTGAAATTTGACAAGAATGGTCCAGCTGCTATAGCTAAGTACGAGGCTGAGTTGGCGGCAGTGGCGGAGGTGGCTAACAAAGCGAATGGGAATGGGAATGGTCAAGGCATTCTTCAAGACTTGCAAGATGCTACATTGGGATCACTTTTGTCGTCTTTGATGCAGCATTGTGACCCTCCACAAAGGAAGTATCCACTTGAGAAGGGTGTTCCTCCGCCATGGTGGCCATTAGGCAACGAGGAATGGTGGTCAGAGCAAGGTTTACCCAAGGGTCAGACTCCTCCGTATAAGAAACCACATGACCTAAAAAAGATGTGGAAGGTTGGGGTTTTGACAGCTGTGATTAAGCATATGTCGCCTGATATAGCAAAAATTAGAAGGTTGGTGAGACAGTCGAAATGCTTGCAAGACAAGATGACTGCCAAGGAGAGTTCGATTTGGTTAGCAGTATTGAATCGGGAGGAATCTCTTATTAGCCTGCCTGGTAGTGACAATGGGGTGTCTGGTACGACAGGAAGTCCAGCGAGCCCACGTGGGGCGAAGAAGAAATCTGCTCTTAGTAGTGACAGCGACTATGATGTAGACGGTATTGATGATGCTGTTGTGGGGTCCAGCTCTAAAAATGATAGGAATAAGCAACAGAATGATGCGGAGATAACAGGCTCAATTGAGAAACAAACCAAGAGAAGCAATGGTATTGTTAAGGACGGGGTTGTAAAACAATCCAAGAGAAAACGATCTCGTGTATGTCCAAGTCATAGTGAACAGAAGAAGTCCTCTCAACAGCAGGATGAACAGCGAACCCTACCTTTCGGTAGGCCTACCCAATCTAAAGATGGTCAGCAATCAGCACAAAGTGCTGAGAGGCCTGTACCATCAAGAAGCGAGAACGCAACTGGTGAATCCAACATTCAAGTACTCGATGTGGAACATAATAATGCATCTTCAAACGGATACCATATGCATGTCACCCATCAAGAAAATGGCGCTATGGAGCCTCTGTTGCCTAGTGACAATAATTATTTGGAACAATACAACCCTCCAGTTTTGGAGTTTAATCAGTTTAGTCACTTCTCTTCTCTTCCTCATACTAGTTTATTATCCGGCCAGAACTTATACGTTGGGAACCAGCAGCCTTTCCTCTACTCAAGTGTACAAAATACTGAGCTGCGACACAATGATTCTAACTATAATCCGACGATTCAATTTGGTCAAAGGCATGATGAAGAACAAGCTCAACGTCCCACGATTGGTCAGATTGGAGATGAGGTATCTGAAGGGAATTTGCACCATTTTGGTGTAGATGAATTTGGCGTTGATGGAAATAGGTCCCTTGGAAGTAATTTTGGATCTCCCTTGCATGGTCTTTCTTTAGATTTGGATCAATTTGACATCCCTGGAATCGAAGGATTTAGCTTAGGGGACGAGTTTTTAGCTGTTGACGATATGGACTTCTTGCAATACACTGGAGCTTAG
- the LOC141619452 gene encoding ETHYLENE INSENSITIVE 3-like 3 protein isoform X1, which yields MGELADVGPDYSSDLEADDLRCENIEEKDVSDEEIGPDELEKRMWKDRIKLKRLKERQKHAAQLAAEKQKPKSVSDQARRKKMSRAQDGILKYMLKLMEVCKARGFVYGIIPEKGKPVSGASDNLRAWWKEKVKFDKNGPAAIAKYEAELAAVAEVANKANGNGNGQGILQDLQDATLGSLLSSLMQHCDPPQRKYPLEKGVPPPWWPLGNEEWWSEQGLPKGQTPPYKKPHDLKKMWKVGVLTAVIKHMSPDIAKIRRLVRQSKCLQDKMTAKESSIWLAVLNREESLISLPGSDNGVSGTTGSPASPRGAKKKSALSSDSDYDVDGIDDAVVGSSSKNDRNKQQNDAEITGSIEKQTKRSNGIVKDGVVKQSKRKRSRVCPSHSEQKKSSQQQDEQRTLPFGRPTQSKDGQQSAQSAERPVPSRSENATGESNIQVLDVEHNNASSNGYHMHVTHQENGAMEPLLPSDNNYLEQYNPPVLEFNQFSHFSSLPHTSLLSGQNLYVGNQQPFLYSSVQNTELRHNDSNYNPTIQFGQRHDEEQAQRPTIGQIGDEVSEGNLHHFGVDEFGVDGNRSLGSNFGSPLHGLSLDLDQFDIPGIEGFSLGDEFLAVDDMDFLQYTGA from the exons ATGGGGGAACTTGCAGATGTGGGACCTGATTACAG CTCGGATTTAGAGGCCGATGATCTAAGGTGCGAGAACATAGAGGAAAAAGATGTCAGCGATGAAGAGATTGGGCCAGATGAATTGGAAAAGCGGATGTGGAAGGACCGTATCAAACTCAAGAGGCTCAAGGAGAGACAAAAACATGCTGCCCAACTGGCTGCCGAAAAGCAAAAGCCCAAGTCAGTTAGTGATCAAGCTAGGAGGAAGAAAATGTCTAGAGCCCAAGATGGAATTTTAAAGTACATGTTGAAGTTGATGGAGGTTTGTAAAGCAAGGGGTTTTGTGTATGGGATAATTCCCGAGAAGGGAAAACCAGTTAGCGGTGCATCAGATAATTTAAGGGCTTGGTGGAAAGAGAAGGTGAAATTTGACAAGAATGGTCCAGCTGCTATAGCTAAGTACGAGGCTGAGTTGGCGGCAGTGGCGGAGGTGGCTAACAAAGCGAATGGGAATGGGAATGGTCAAGGCATTCTTCAAGACTTGCAAGATGCTACATTGGGATCACTTTTGTCGTCTTTGATGCAGCATTGTGACCCTCCACAAAGGAAGTATCCACTTGAGAAGGGTGTTCCTCCGCCATGGTGGCCATTAGGCAACGAGGAATGGTGGTCAGAGCAAGGTTTACCCAAGGGTCAGACTCCTCCGTATAAGAAACCACATGACCTAAAAAAGATGTGGAAGGTTGGGGTTTTGACAGCTGTGATTAAGCATATGTCGCCTGATATAGCAAAAATTAGAAGGTTGGTGAGACAGTCGAAATGCTTGCAAGACAAGATGACTGCCAAGGAGAGTTCGATTTGGTTAGCAGTATTGAATCGGGAGGAATCTCTTATTAGCCTGCCTGGTAGTGACAATGGGGTGTCTGGTACGACAGGAAGTCCAGCGAGCCCACGTGGGGCGAAGAAGAAATCTGCTCTTAGTAGTGACAGCGACTATGATGTAGACGGTATTGATGATGCTGTTGTGGGGTCCAGCTCTAAAAATGATAGGAATAAGCAACAGAATGATGCGGAGATAACAGGCTCAATTGAGAAACAAACCAAGAGAAGCAATGGTATTGTTAAGGACGGGGTTGTAAAACAATCCAAGAGAAAACGATCTCGTGTATGTCCAAGTCATAGTGAACAGAAGAAGTCCTCTCAACAGCAGGATGAACAGCGAACCCTACCTTTCGGTAGGCCTACCCAATCTAAAGATGGTCAGCAATCAGCACAAAGTGCTGAGAGGCCTGTACCATCAAGAAGCGAGAACGCAACTGGTGAATCCAACATTCAAGTACTCGATGTGGAACATAATAATGCATCTTCAAACGGATACCATATGCATGTCACCCATCAAGAAAATGGCGCTATGGAGCCTCTGTTGCCTAGTGACAATAATTATTTGGAACAATACAACCCTCCAGTTTTGGAGTTTAATCAGTTTAGTCACTTCTCTTCTCTTCCTCATACTAGTTTATTATCCGGCCAGAACTTATACGTTGGGAACCAGCAGCCTTTCCTCTACTCAAGTGTACAAAATACTGAGCTGCGACACAATGATTCTAACTATAATCCGACGATTCAATTTGGTCAAAGGCATGATGAAGAACAAGCTCAACGTCCCACGATTGGTCAGATTGGAGATGAGGTATCTGAAGGGAATTTGCACCATTTTGGTGTAGATGAATTTGGCGTTGATGGAAATAGGTCCCTTGGAAGTAATTTTGGATCTCCCTTGCATGGTCTTTCTTTAGATTTGGATCAATTTGACATCCCTGGAATCGAAGGATTTAGCTTAGGGGACGAGTTTTTAGCTGTTGACGATATGGACTTCTTGCAATACACTGGAGCTTAG